One Argiope bruennichi chromosome 5, qqArgBrue1.1, whole genome shotgun sequence DNA segment encodes these proteins:
- the LOC129969282 gene encoding mitochondrial fission process protein 1-like: protein MENKHEVDIYRDTPVRLLGYANEVGESFRALVHVNAVRASYVVAFSYVFADTADKVKKRDKLLDKSDPERNKKLMTSAIDTLVWQTLASVAIPGYTINRLCATSMYLLKKHSKLPSTTRKWTTVAIGLGSIPFIVKPIDHLVDVLMNNSFRKWF from the exons ATGGAGAATAAACATGAGGTTGATATATATAGAGATACACCGGTTAGATTGTTag gttATGCAAATGAAGTTGGAGAATCTTTTAGAGCTTTAGTTCATGTAAATGCAGTTAGAGCCAGCTATGTAGTGGCTTTTAGCTATGTTTTTGCTGATACTGCTGACAAAGTGAAGAAAAGAGATAag ttattggATAAAAGTGATCCAGAAAGGAATAAAAAGCTAATGACTTCTGCCATTGACACTTTAGTGTGGCAGACACTTGCTTCTGTAGCAATACCTGGTTATACAATCAATCGTCTTTGTGCCACTTCCATGTATCTGCTGAAGAAACACAGCAAGTTGCCTTCCACAACCAGAAAATGGACAACAGTTGCTATAGGTTTGGGAAGTATACCATTCATAGTTAAACCAATTGATCATTTAGTTGATGTGTTAATGAATAACAGTTTTCGAAAATGGTTTTGA